tggaaaggtctgtggggcctggatgtggataaggaggtaTGGTTATAttggtcgctgtttcccgcgtcagcaaggtagcgccaggaaacagacgaagaattgcccatccgctcatatatacataaacgcccacacacgcacatatacatacacatatcgacatacacgtacatatacatgcatatacatatcgacatatacatacagagacatatacatatatacaatatacatattcatacttacttgccctcactattcctatcgctaccccaccacacaggaaatagcatcccctccccccttttcagcgaggtagcaccaggaaaagataaaaaaggctgcatctgttcacagtcagtctctagctgtcatgtgttatgcaccaaaaccacagctccctatccgcaccaaaaccacagctccctatccacatccaggccccacagacctttccatgatttactccagatgcttcacatgccctggttcagtccactgacagcatgtcaaccccagtataccacatcattccaattcactctattccttgcatgcctttcatcctcctgtatgttccggccccaatctctcaaaatctttttcacttcatccttccactgtATAATGTAATCATCTCCTCAGCCCCTTTTTATGTTTCATTTAGGGCCAGGCCACATTAAGGACTTTTATTATTGACCATTGCTTTCAACATAAAGATAGTGAAAAAATCCAGATTGGTTTATCTTAGAATTAAATATCATCTTCAGTAATACTTTGCCTCATTATAGGGACAAGGGGTTCTTCTTATGTCTTGTTTTTGTCATGCATTAGTATATCATTCCACGATTATTTTTTGCAGGCAGCACACTGGAACTTACTCAAGAAGATGACGACTGGTTCATTGAAGAAAAGGTATATATTTTGGTGTCTGAATTAACTTTTTTTGTAGATCTTACTGTAGTGAATCCTCAGATTGCCTGGCAATTGATCATGAAAATTTTAGGTCAAGAACAGTTTTGGTTTAAAATGGAACTCAAATAATGCATAATTCTGTGAGCATACAAATGAAAACATAGTTTTCTGCTCAAGCAGCTGCATATTaagaacagtaaaaaaaaattcaactttcCATAAGTTAATAATGTAACATCATGTGGTATATAATTGAAATATGATTTAACAAAGAATTCAGTTGATAACAATAAGAACCCTAGCTTGATGTTAGTGCTACATACTTATGTGGCTTaactcctcttccacctttctctttcccAGAGTGGAATTGAAAGTCTTATCAACTCCTCAGTTGTCTTCTATCTCCATCTATTCCTTTCCATTTGCCATGATGTTGCTTATCTCAGTCAATTTTACTGGTAATATTTTGAACACTGCTTTCATGAACTGGTGCATATGTCCTATCCTCTTAGATCTGGATCACCTTCATGTAACTGGCTTCTCATTTCCATAGTGACTGGGAAGACAAGCCATATAAGGATTGCCTTTTATAACACCTgctttgtatatatgtttgtgcgtTTTCAATATTCAGCAAAGATAGCCATGATGAGGACATACTTCTTGCCTTTGCCATGTTGTCTTTTAAAAATGAAATGTGTATGAACAAGTATGCCTATTAAAAAACAAATGTGTATAGACAAGTATGCCATTCATATATGCAAGCTTCAAGCCATATGTGAAGATTAAGTTTGTGTAGTTACATGTCATTCATCATCAACATATATCTCAAGTGGGACTTAGGAAGTCATAGGGAATACGTCAGTAGTAAGATGTAAGACAGCTGATGAAAAGATATTTATTAATAAGCTATCATTGCATAGCATTTACATGTAGATTGGGATGGTTGTTTTTTAACCATATTCTTAAAGAAGTAATTAACATACCATCGTGATATACTTTTTCCATGTGTTAAAGTTGAGAgcctttttttctcattattttttttttattattatactttgtcgctgtctcccgcgtttgcgaggtagcgcaaggaaacagatgaaagaaatggcccaacctccccccatacacatgtatatacatacgtccacacacgcaattatacatacctacacagctttccatggtttaccccagacgcttcacatgccttgatttaatccactgacagcacgtcaaccccggtataccacatcgctccaattcactctattccttgccctcctttcaccctcctgcatgttcaggccccgatcacacaaaatctttttcactccatctttccacctccaatttggtctccctcttctcctcgttccctccacctccgacacatatatcctcttggtcagtctttcctcactcattctctccatgtgcccaaaccacttcaaaacaccctcttctgctctctcaaccacgctctttttatttccacacatctctcttacccttacgttactcactcgatcaaaccacctcacaccacacattgtcctcaaacatctcatttccagcacatccatcctcctgcgcacaactctatccatagcccacgcctcgcaaccatacaacattgttggaaccactattccttcaaacatacccatttttgctttccgagataatgttctcgacttccacacatttttcaaggcccccagaattttcgccccctcccccaccctatgatccacttccgcttccatggttccatccgctgccagatccactcccagatatctaaaacacttcacttcctccagtttttctccattcaaactcacctcccaattgacttgaccctcaaccctactgtacctaatgaccttgctcttattcacatttactcttaagtttcttcttccacacactttaccaaacttagtcaccagcttctgcagtttctcacatgaatcagccaccagcgctgtatcatcagcgaacaacaactgactcacttcccaagctctctcatccccaacagacttcatacttgcccctctttccaaaactcttgcatttacctccctaacaaccccatccataaacaaatcaaacaaacatggagacatcacacacccctgccgcaaacctacactcactgagaaccagtcactttcctctcttcctacccgtacacatgccccacatcctcgataaaaacttctcactgcttccaacaactctcctcccacaccacacattcccaacaccttccacagagcatctctatcaactctatcatatgccttctccagatccacaaatgccacatacaaacccaccTGCccctctaagcatttctcacatacattcctcaaagcaaacacccgatccacacatcctccaccacttccgaaaccacactgctcttccccaatctgatgctctgtacatgcccccaccctctcatgtctctaTATTTTCCAGCGAAGCTCCATTATTGGTAAGGTTTATCGGAGTCTGCAAACCCTTTCCGCAGATATTTCTCAAAGTGACTTCATTAGAAGATCATACACAGAGGTAAGAATTGAATGGTGGTGttgattattgtcattattattattctttgaaCTCATGGTGCATTAGAAGggcagttttttcttcttttttgcacaTGCTTATGtattcatctttttattattattactccatTCACAGTTTAATGGAGTGAATCAGATACATTGGCCTATGACTTCCACAGTTGTATACTTTTGTTGTGAAATTACTACTATAGTCTCGATACAACCTTGTGTACCTTACAATTGCATAACCCGTTTTTCATTAGTAAAGAATTTTTGTTCCAGTTAATTGTAATCTTGACAGGATTTGATATCCTTCTCTATGTATTGTTATGACATGTATATTTACTTAAAATATTCAGAGCATTTTTTCTCCTCTAGATGGGAAAACTAATGTGTCAGCGATACCTTCAAAAACGAGGCTTGCTAGAAGAAGCCTCAGAACTTTGGCTAGAGGAATGGCTTGAATCAGCAGAATGGATAGATACTGTTGATTTTTGGACCAGATTTCCTGCTGTGCAGATGTTTTCTTCACCAACATATGCAGCGACTCTATATGCTGGAGTGAGGGCGCTGTGGTATATAAGCTGCAGCAGTAACTTCTATAAAGGGAGCTGTATGGATCTTAAGTAAATTTTGCAGCATGTAAGAATTTAGAACAATAGATATGTATTTCAGTGACATCTCTTTGTGTCCAGTATAGGGACCTCTTAATTTATGCAATAGTTATTTACTTGAAAGTGGTCATGTAAATCAAATAATGTAACCAATGGAGATTAGGGGTGTTTGTCATTAGTTAGACAGGACTGAATATTATACCAGTTAAAGACTACAGTTTACATGTACCaggaaatatgaaatatacaatatacatactatacaatatacatattataGAATGGattctgcaattttttttttttcacacttgattgccatttcaaGCATTACCAAGGAAGTGCTAGAAACAGATAAAGCatggccacatctgttcacattcaTTTTGCTGTCTTCATGTGTcagtgtaccaaaaccacagctccctatccaaaatcAGAGCCCTTGGTTTATCatggatgcttcacattccctggttaaatccattgacagcacattgaccccagtatatcacatcattctaattcagtcTATCCTGTGcattcctttccccctcctgcatattcaggcctcaaccactcagaatctttttcattctatccttctactttcaatttggtctccctggtaatcttgttccttccatttctgacacatatatcttccttgtcaacctttcctcactcattctctccatatgtcccaaccatttcagtgCTTCCTCAtcagctcactcaaccacacctttctcttaacctttcattatttacttgatcaaaccatctcacagcaCTTATTGTCTTTAAATGTTtcctttccatcacatccaccttacTCTGCACAACATCATTAAATAGTCCCAGCCATGCCTCCGTATGattttgttgggactactatactctCAAAGATGCCCTTCTTTGGCCTCcctgataacgttctctccacacattcttcagcactcccaaaaccttcaccccttcgCACCATGGGTTGAGAAGTGCTGAATGGTTCCTAGGGCCACCTGACTGACTTCAGGTGACAAGCACCCACATCACCTCTTCTGAcattcatttctgcaacatttgtAGCCTCAAATCTAACCTCCAGCAGAGGAGAAACATTTCTGATCAGAGATCATCATTATTTATGTAGTGCCATAAGAACTTTTGTATCAGTGCTAGAAGACTGATACTGGAGTTTTAAAGGTCTTTACTTGACAGAAATGCTACCTTGAATATTCAAAGCACAGATGATACGTTTATTTAGCATAGGTTGTGTCATGAAGTTGTTTCAGAATATTTGAATTATTGAATAATAGATTTTTCTCCTGCAGCCTTCATTGATTCTGATCTGGCTGTGACACTGAAACAAGTTgcagaagaaaatgatgattttGCAACTCCAGTTTCACTTAAGATTATTGCAAATGTTATAGCCATGAATAAAAATCATCAACTAATTCATGAAACAGGTGAGATATTTATACTGtggttttgaaaatatatagaaaaggaGAGTATGAATATTGTATGAACAAAAGAATTTCAGTATAGGGTATTCAGAGCAGACCACTAGGCATGGTAATGTTTATAAGTGGGAAGTAAGATTTAAGTATACTTTCTTTTGACGTTCTTTTAATTCTTTCATGATAGTATCAATTAGTGACTGTAGCTGGTCATTGTACAAGTTCCCTTAGTAACATATGGCCTAAgattatatacttatataagaggtagtgaaagctgtgtgGAAGATAAATCCAGTAAGGgggcaggtttggttggtattgcaatagaatttatgaaaaaagacgatgactgtgttgttgattggttggtaaggatattcattgtatgtatagaccACGATGAAGttcctgagtattggcggaatatatgcatagtgccattgtacaaagggaaaggggataaaggtgagtgttcaaactacagaggcataagtttgttgagtattccagggagggttttgattgagagggtgaaggcatatacatagcatcagatggggaagagcagtttcgTTTCAGAAGCAgttgaggttgtgtggatcagatttatatggtgtgggagataagttgctagaagcggtgaagagtttttaccaaggatgtaaggcatgtgtatgaatagaaagagaggatggggagaaagaatatttcccacgtatgttgatatgtacatgtatgtatatatgcatgtatgggtgtttatgtacacaaGTTCACATCTGTTTATTTGTATCATAGACAGAAGTGTTTTTTAATATTTCCAGTTGTTCCCAACTCAAAAGCTCAAAAATTTCTTACAGGTTTGGTGGATACCCTTACACACTATGCAAATGAGAAAGAATCACAAATATTTCTTCCTGCCTGGCGAGGATTGCACAACCTGAAATTAAAAAGTAGTGAAACAAGTTACAACAATATGTACTTAGAAGGAGTTTACCCTTTTGTACTACCAGATGAAGAAAAGGTGCAGTATATGTACAATTTTAATATCAATGTTAGTTCTAAACCTCATTCTTAGATATTTGATTTTTAAATCATAGTAGCAATGGATTAATTATCCTCACCATAACTTCCAAAAGGATTACAGCATCAGATTTTCATTGGACAATATTTTCTCATATGATTTTGAATCACATGGCTTCCATATCTTGGGGTGAGTAGATTTCACATATTGCTGTGATATTACCTATATGACATTACATATATAAGTAAGCCTTCAAAGAACTGTTTTAGTTCATTTATGCAAATCCGTGACATCACATACTTAATAGCAGAGTGGACCAAGCAAAATTTATTTCAGGCACTGTTGATATGGCACATTATATTACCATACTGTTGCTGCTTCCTTACTTAAGCGCATGTTCTTCAGCTTTATTTTGTCTTAAAATTACACCTCTTTATATTTTTTCACTTTGAATGTTTTCTATCAAAAGGCCATGAAGAGCAAACAAAGTTTTCTTTATAGTAGGACTTGGTATTCATCCCAGGGCCCAACTTTAGTCCCAATGTTTGCACTCTAACCTCACAAATACAGACATCAGACCCATACATATTACACAAAGGTGAGCAGGTATTAAGAGATTAATGAGCGTAATGGTAGACTTTTGGGTACTCACTGGTAGTGATAGAACACATCAACATTGATGTTATATGGAGAGGGTGGACCACTGGTTGAAATTGGGGGAGGGTGATGAAAAGCTAGCAAGGGTGaggctttttttttaaaggtggcATTGTAAGACACCTTGTTGAGTAGTAGCTCTAGTAGGATGCTTGGATGATACCATTATGCCAGTAAGATGTAAGTAATTGCAAAAATGGGAAAGCTTTCACATACTTTCCAGCCCCATTAACCCCTTCTATGGAGATCTAGCAGTGCACGGGAAGCTGGCCACATTCATAGGTTGCAACCACAGGTCAATAAGTGTGATGatgtatatttgtctgtgtaaGTTGAATATAGGacatggaggaagtaagtgttcagtgtcttcacaaCGGAAGTTACATGTTAGGTATGACAGGTCTGTAGTATGTTGAATCTGTGTTTGTAGCGTTTTAGGTATGTTTGGTGTCTAGAATGCAGGTTAGAAAGCGTCCTTCATGTGTGTGTAAGGATTGTAATTTCAGATAGGTGTACGTCATATGAGGAAGAATTTAAGACTTGATTAGGATGGCAGTTGTTTAATGCTCTTTGAGTTTTtactatgtatatgtgtttatttaCTACCATGTTTGTTGGAACAGGGACCATCTGTGAGCATAGATTGCTAAAGAGAGGAGCAATTGCAAGTTTTTTGTTTCTGCTTGGAGGGTAGTGGTTTGTTATAATGTGGTTTGGGTGTTAGGGTTCTATGGCtcttgcaaagaactgagtgctaACTATTTTGAAGTGAGATTATATTGggaattatttttgttttcttacaCCGATGACGAgttttgtggttgctaggcagacTGATTGTTCTGAGGTCCTTCTGTTGTATGGATTGCAGTTGTGTCTTTACTTTTAATGTTGTGGATGAccagtggcctttgttgtcattcctagcgctacctcccgcgcatgcaggggagggagttgtcatttcatgtgtggcgggtggcgacgggaatgaataaaggcagcaagtattaattatgtacatgtgtatatatgtatatgtctgtgttgcagTGTTTATAAGTAAACAttattgtactggaaaagttacaaagtttttgtttttattcCATATAGGCTCCTGTGTTAGATATTATTCTGGTCCATGGCATCAAAGGAGGAGCAGCATGGACATGGCGCCAGCATGATGTAGAGAAACATAGGCCTCTCATATCCCAGGAGCAACGCAGGAAGATTTTCAGTAGACTGAATAGTAATGGTATGGTTTTCATTTCAAAGACTAGATTACCAGCCCACCACTACTAGTAACCACCATTACTCATATGACCACCATTACTATCAATTCATCAGCCTCACTTCTACCATCCACTTCTATTCCCACTGCTTTTTCACTACCACCAGTCAACGACCACCATCACCTTTGACATAAAACCAAACTTCCACTGcactatcaacaccatcacccctCCATCAATACTACCACTGCCAACAGTAGCATCAACGTCTCACCATCATTTCTAGTTACATCAATCCAACATCACCACAGTGCTGAAAAGCCATGAAATTATTATCGTTTTCAGCGAAGTGAATAGCATTAATTCTTCTCTACTTTGCAGAGTTTTTTCCCAAACTCGTACGTGACATAAAGAGAATATTTAGATTATACTACTTCTGCCTAACTTTGGATAACTGCCTTGGTTTTTTAAACCAGGACCCTGCTTAGAGTGTCCCCATACAGTACTAAATGTTTATAGAGCTCTTTATCTCTGacaaaattttaaaataaaactAAAAAGATGAAGCACTTCAGACCCATAATGTTTAGAAAAAGGTATGCAAACATTAGTACTGAAAATTGTCAAGGAAAAGTATCACTTGATTTCCCAGTTAGGCCATCCAGAGAATGAATAGTCTCTACATTGTTATAATAACCCTCATTAGAACTGATCTGATTAAAACTTCATTCTCAGAGAATGCATCCTGAACACTAAACAGGGTCCTTGCATATCATTCATACTTTCATTTGGTAATGGCTGGAATCTTGTTCATTTATTTTAAGAATATCATTGTATGTTTTCTATAGATTCAAGTATAAAGCCTTCTGGTCCACTAGTTGTTACCCAGAACTGGCAAGGTTGTACTTGTTGGGAGAATAAGTGTAGGATATTGCACAGAGAAaatggtgatagtagtagttatGTGTTAATGTTCTTTCAGATGTAGATGAATTTTACACTTGTTGCTGGCCATTCGACTGGTTGGTACCATCACTTGACATGCCAGTCAGAATAATTGCAGTTAACTACTCTGCTGGATGGTGGAGTTGGGATAGTCAGTGTCCTGCTGAGAGTAAGGGGTAATTATAAGCATTGATTTCACATAATGATAATGGAACGTAAAAGTAACttttcaaaaaaactttttgtgaaCAAAGCAGCTAAGTTATTTTTGTGAATGTGGTAGTCATCCCTTTCATTGTCTTGCACCCTTGGCATTGTTTATTGGTCTACTAAAATCCCTCACAGATATTTGGTTTCTCATATTGTAACTTATTTGTATAgttgtgtatgaatatatttcataAGACGCAACGATTTGAGGAATCTCTTCTCTGAAATTTTGGTTTGCTTTTGATATGTTTTCTCTTGATGTGTTTTATGAAAAAGTTCTTTCCTACTCTCAATATCAGGTATCTATAAATGAAACTCTTAGTACAGTACCCTTTGTTGCAAAGGGGGATCTTGAATGACTTCCAACAGAGATTATTAATATTTCTGTCATGACTTAACTGTTAAAACATTTAAAGCATGGAAACACCAGCAAAATCTTCTCCAAATGATTTGTTTTCTCTACTTTTTCTCATGTAGTGCATGACAAGAAGCAGTATTTGGGTCATTTGTCCATTGAATTTGTATATTTTTTAGCATTTGAATCACTTTATCTagacttggatttttttttcagatttttacTGCAGTTAGATCCAGTTTGGGAAATCTGATTTTTAGCCATTGTTGATGTGGATTTTGGAAATATCAATCATGTGCAATAATTCTTTTTCTGTGGGGCATAGGGTACAGAGGATAGATAGCAAAGATTATTCCATACTGTGTATGTAAGATGAGAAATAACTTTCTTTTGGTATAGGCACATGGAAAATGTGAATTTCAAGTAAAAAGAATAGGGATGTTTATTGTCATATTGTCATATTAAGACTAATTGTTACCAGAGGAAGAAATTTCTGAAATTGAAAGATTTTAATGGTAACTAAATTGCATGTTCATAAAAAGTGCATAAAGATTTATGGTTTTATGGCAGGATGTGCTTGCTCTGATTAAATGGTTAACTTGTACATGTAAATAGAATGAATAAGAGAAGAGAAGGTCATATGAGGGTATGCATCCCATCTATCAGTCATTTTGCAAGTACAGTATCATTCCTATGCAGTATTGCAGGGTGCCTTCTGCCGGATCTCAGAACACAGCACTGTAAAATTTCAAATTCATTTACACCCACTTGACACATTCCATCGTGGTTACTAATTAGGAAGGGAAGATTTAAAATGAACTTAACGGAAGTATTGGTATAATTTTTTGATGGTAGCTGATACAGCATGGGCAATAGAggcactaatcaaggccatcccactaatgctatatattatatatacatatagaaatagtgcaaatgactaggagatgtttaaaagaaagaggcaggaggtggagagaaaggtgcaagaggtggaaaagagggcaaatgagggttggggtgagagagtatcattaaattttagggagaattaaaagatgttttggaaggaggtaaataaagtgcgtaagataagagaacaaatgggaacattggtgaaggggccaatggggaggtaataacaagtagtggtgaagtgagaaggagacggagtgactattttgaaggtttgttaaatgtgtgtgatgatagagtggcagatattgggtgctttagtcaaggtggtgtgcgaagtgagagggttagggagaatggtttggtaaccagagaggaggtagtgaaaactttgtggaagatgaaagccagcaaggcggcgggtttgaatggtattgctgtggagtttattaaaaaagggggtgactgtgttgttgactggttggtgagaatgttcagtgtatgtatggttcttggtgaagtgcctgagaattggcggaatgcatgcatagtgccattgtatgaaggcagaggggataaaggtgagtgttcatattacagaggtataagtttgttgagtattc
The sequence above is a segment of the Panulirus ornatus isolate Po-2019 chromosome 23, ASM3632096v1, whole genome shotgun sequence genome. Coding sequences within it:
- the LOC139756721 gene encoding protein SERAC1-like isoform X1 translates to MTHVLSAVTGKLGVASAFILYVWGAVIGNHLRKHKDSSVFTDAGSTLELTQEDDDWFIEEKRSSIIGKVYRSLQTLSADISQSDFIRRSYTEMGKLMCQRYLQKRGLLEEASELWLEEWLESAEWIDTVDFWTRFPAVQMFSSPTYAATLYAGVRALWYISCSSNFYKGSSFIDSDLAVTLKQVAEENDDFATPVSLKIIANVIAMNKNHQLIHETGLVDTLTHYANEKESQIFLPAWRGLHNLKLKSSETSYNNMYLEGVYPFVLPDEEKAPVLDIILVHGIKGGAAWTWRQHDVEKHRPLISQEQRRKIFSRLNSNDVDEFYTCCWPFDWLVPSLDMPVRIIAVNYSAGWWSWDSQCPAESKGKSLARHSEDLAFILKTAGVGERPIIWITHSMGGLLVKYMLMADSKDKVQMDNTVAAQGFSEETISSQNNDSLHISDRNLASQTVATVFFSVPHHGSPLATSVTNGMLRLLLRPTREVFEMRTDNPTLNLLHQSFVNLVEAQSIAVLTLNESEPVQHKSTGYSLYFVPSSHGDPGIGIFHEVDATHLDICKPLNRKADSYEKVVSFVQAALRKLCSNACK
- the LOC139756721 gene encoding protein SERAC1-like isoform X3, with the translated sequence MTHVLSAVTGKLGVASAFILYVWGAVIGNHLRKHKDSSVFTDAGSTLELTQEDDDWFIEEKMGKLMCQRYLQKRGLLEEASELWLEEWLESAEWIDTVDFWTRFPAVQMFSSPTYAATLYAGVRALWYISCSSNFYKGSSFIDSDLAVTLKQVAEENDDFATPVSLKIIANVIAMNKNHQLIHETGLVDTLTHYANEKESQIFLPAWRGLHNLKLKSSETSYNNMYLEGVYPFVLPDEEKAPVLDIILVHGIKGGAAWTWRQHDVEKHRPLISQEQRRKIFSRLNSNDVDEFYTCCWPFDWLVPSLDMPVRIIAVNYSAGWWSWDSQCPAESKGKSLARHSEDLAFILKTAGVGERPIIWITHSMGGLLVKYMLMADSKDKVQMDNTVAAQGFSEETISSQNNDSLHISDRNLASQTVATVFFSVPHHGSPLATSVTNGMLRLLLRPTREVFEMRTDNPTLNLLHQSFVNLVEAQSIAVLTLNESEPVQHKSTGYSLYFVPSSHGDPGIGIFHEVDATHLDICKPLNRKADSYEKVVSFVQAALRKLCSNACK
- the LOC139756721 gene encoding protein SERAC1-like isoform X2, whose amino-acid sequence is MTHVLSAVTGKLGVASAFILGAVIGNHLRKHKDSSVFTDAGSTLELTQEDDDWFIEEKRSSIIGKVYRSLQTLSADISQSDFIRRSYTEMGKLMCQRYLQKRGLLEEASELWLEEWLESAEWIDTVDFWTRFPAVQMFSSPTYAATLYAGVRALWYISCSSNFYKGSSFIDSDLAVTLKQVAEENDDFATPVSLKIIANVIAMNKNHQLIHETGLVDTLTHYANEKESQIFLPAWRGLHNLKLKSSETSYNNMYLEGVYPFVLPDEEKAPVLDIILVHGIKGGAAWTWRQHDVEKHRPLISQEQRRKIFSRLNSNDVDEFYTCCWPFDWLVPSLDMPVRIIAVNYSAGWWSWDSQCPAESKGKSLARHSEDLAFILKTAGVGERPIIWITHSMGGLLVKYMLMADSKDKVQMDNTVAAQGFSEETISSQNNDSLHISDRNLASQTVATVFFSVPHHGSPLATSVTNGMLRLLLRPTREVFEMRTDNPTLNLLHQSFVNLVEAQSIAVLTLNESEPVQHKSTGYSLYFVPSSHGDPGIGIFHEVDATHLDICKPLNRKADSYEKVVSFVQAALRKLCSNACK
- the LOC139756721 gene encoding protein SERAC1-like isoform X4 yields the protein MTHVLSAVTGKLGVASAFILGAVIGNHLRKHKDSSVFTDAGSTLELTQEDDDWFIEEKMGKLMCQRYLQKRGLLEEASELWLEEWLESAEWIDTVDFWTRFPAVQMFSSPTYAATLYAGVRALWYISCSSNFYKGSSFIDSDLAVTLKQVAEENDDFATPVSLKIIANVIAMNKNHQLIHETGLVDTLTHYANEKESQIFLPAWRGLHNLKLKSSETSYNNMYLEGVYPFVLPDEEKAPVLDIILVHGIKGGAAWTWRQHDVEKHRPLISQEQRRKIFSRLNSNDVDEFYTCCWPFDWLVPSLDMPVRIIAVNYSAGWWSWDSQCPAESKGKSLARHSEDLAFILKTAGVGERPIIWITHSMGGLLVKYMLMADSKDKVQMDNTVAAQGFSEETISSQNNDSLHISDRNLASQTVATVFFSVPHHGSPLATSVTNGMLRLLLRPTREVFEMRTDNPTLNLLHQSFVNLVEAQSIAVLTLNESEPVQHKSTGYSLYFVPSSHGDPGIGIFHEVDATHLDICKPLNRKADSYEKVVSFVQAALRKLCSNACK